One window of the Emcibacter sp. genome contains the following:
- a CDS encoding saccharopine dehydrogenase, translated as MSKFTIWLRDEYRKTERRTPLLPSGAKELIDIGYNVVVERSDKRIFPDSDYEAAGCKMAAPGSWRDAPADFTILGLKELPHDPAVLKNNHIYFAHAFKHQNGWQDLLGRFQNGGGHLLDLEYMVDGAGRRVVAFGYWAGYMGAALALMQWYDKAAGRKSLIEKGLTPWDNAGLLDEDIRARKADGPSPKVLIIGAGGRSGRGARELLARHGAEVTCWGRAETEQLDRDAILDHDILINCVFVSSSIPPFVRLQDLDRNKRLSVISDVSCDPLSSYNPLPLYAEPTSWDHPVVKAGVNGGAIDLIAIDNLPSLLPREASQEFAGLLLPYLKAVDKLEANPVWRAALGAYETACDSLPS; from the coding sequence ATGTCCAAATTCACCATCTGGCTGCGCGATGAATATCGCAAGACCGAACGGCGCACGCCGCTGCTGCCGTCCGGGGCCAAAGAACTGATCGATATTGGGTATAATGTGGTGGTGGAGCGCTCGGACAAGCGCATTTTCCCGGACAGCGACTATGAAGCCGCCGGCTGTAAAATGGCCGCCCCCGGAAGCTGGAGGGACGCCCCGGCCGACTTCACCATTTTGGGCCTGAAAGAGCTCCCCCATGATCCGGCGGTGCTGAAAAACAACCATATCTATTTCGCCCATGCCTTCAAACATCAGAACGGCTGGCAGGATCTGCTCGGCCGCTTCCAGAACGGCGGCGGCCATCTACTCGACCTGGAATATATGGTCGACGGCGCGGGCAGGCGGGTGGTGGCCTTCGGTTACTGGGCCGGTTATATGGGCGCGGCGCTGGCGCTGATGCAGTGGTATGACAAGGCAGCAGGCCGCAAGAGCCTGATCGAAAAGGGCCTCACCCCCTGGGACAATGCCGGTCTTCTGGACGAGGATATCCGCGCCCGCAAGGCCGACGGACCAAGCCCGAAGGTATTGATTATCGGTGCGGGCGGACGCAGCGGCCGCGGCGCGCGGGAGCTTCTGGCGCGTCACGGCGCCGAGGTGACCTGCTGGGGCCGGGCGGAGACCGAACAGCTCGACCGCGACGCGATCCTCGACCATGACATCCTGATCAACTGTGTGTTTGTCTCAAGCAGCATCCCGCCCTTTGTGCGCCTGCAGGACCTTGACCGCAACAAACGGCTTTCGGTCATTTCCGACGTGTCCTGCGATCCGCTCAGCAGCTATAATCCGCTGCCGCTGTACGCAGAACCGACAAGCTGGGACCATCCGGTGGTCAAGGCCGGGGTTAACGGCGGCGCCATCGACCTGATCGCCATCGACAACCTGCCGTCGCTGCTGCCGCGGGAAGCCAGCCAGGAATTTGCCGGCCTTCTGTTGCCATATCTGAAGGCGGTGGATAAGCTGGAGGCCAATCCGGTCTGGCGGGCCGCGCTGGGCGCTTATGAAACCGCCTGCGACAGCCTGCCGTCCTGA
- a CDS encoding saccharopine dehydrogenase family protein, with the protein MSTSPALHWVGAGLSSGPGIVSLARKLGSLTVWDISPDRVKELKRLGGVEIAYRPLNLEDDRLVGDFLNSLHPGDVVVSMLPAFLHVQLAELVLGRGCHLVTSSYVSPEMQALDGRAKEAGVAIVNEVGLDPGIDHLFAHLVVEAADKAGLLGRGLPMRFVSYCGGVPAEPDAFTYKFSWTPLGVLTALKNEARFRESGAEKVVTKAWEAVDNLAIAGETFEVYPNRNSLPYIGEYGLSGEKALTDFVRGTLRLGGWKEAWAGIFDLVENADMAALKALSAQLQAEHAYADGEEDRVVLYVALEIETDEGPWKASLALDEKGSGWQTAMARTVSLTVARAAQSVLRGEFAPGVHAAITDPDMCRQWLGDLRAEGLNIRPENISL; encoded by the coding sequence ATGTCCACATCTCCCGCACTCCATTGGGTCGGCGCCGGTCTTTCTTCCGGCCCCGGTATTGTTTCGCTTGCCCGCAAGCTTGGCTCTCTCACCGTCTGGGACATCAGTCCCGACCGGGTAAAGGAACTGAAACGGCTCGGCGGGGTGGAGATCGCTTACCGCCCGCTCAATCTGGAAGACGATCGTCTGGTAGGGGATTTCCTTAACAGCCTCCATCCCGGTGATGTGGTGGTGTCCATGCTGCCGGCTTTCCTGCATGTGCAGCTGGCCGAACTTGTGCTGGGTCGTGGCTGCCATCTGGTGACCTCGAGCTATGTCTCGCCGGAAATGCAGGCCCTTGACGGGCGTGCAAAAGAGGCCGGGGTGGCCATCGTCAACGAGGTCGGGCTTGATCCGGGCATCGATCACCTGTTCGCCCATCTGGTGGTGGAAGCGGCCGACAAGGCCGGGCTTCTGGGCCGGGGCCTGCCGATGAGATTTGTTTCCTACTGCGGCGGCGTGCCGGCCGAACCGGATGCCTTTACCTATAAATTCAGCTGGACCCCGCTCGGGGTGCTGACGGCGCTGAAGAACGAGGCCCGCTTCCGTGAAAGCGGCGCCGAGAAGGTGGTGACAAAGGCCTGGGAAGCGGTCGACAACCTGGCAATCGCAGGAGAGACTTTCGAAGTTTATCCCAACCGCAACAGCCTGCCCTATATCGGGGAATATGGCCTGTCCGGGGAAAAGGCGCTGACGGATTTCGTCCGCGGCACCCTGCGCCTCGGCGGCTGGAAAGAGGCCTGGGCCGGAATTTTTGATCTGGTGGAAAATGCCGACATGGCGGCGCTCAAGGCGCTGTCGGCGCAGCTGCAGGCCGAGCATGCCTATGCGGACGGCGAGGAAGACCGGGTGGTGCTCTATGTGGCGCTGGAGATCGAGACAGACGAGGGCCCGTGGAAAGCGTCGCTGGCGCTGGATGAAAAAGGCTCCGGCTGGCAGACCGCCATGGCCCGCACCGTGTCCCTGACGGTAGCCCGGGCGGCGCAGAGTGTGCTCAGGGGCGAATTTGCGCCCGGCGTTCATGCGGCGATTACGGACCCGGACATGTGCCGGCAATGGCTCGGGGATCTCAGGGCCGAGGGGCTCAACATCCGGCCCGAAAATATCTCGCTTTAG
- a CDS encoding M20/M25/M40 family metallo-hydrolase — protein MKIYLVLGALLLVVAWLAIPPLFLSPPKRGTSTTAEMNLLPLQDSLDRLSRAIRIRTISPEDPAEFNPDAFAAFHKFLEQNFPLAHGNLEKQVLAGHSLLYKWPGKNTALTPVLLMNHMDVVPVLNPELWQQPPFDGVIADGYIWGRGTMDDKGGLMAMMEAAEGLLARGHEPERTLYFLFGHDEELGNADGGAATAARYFADNDIRLDYVLDEGMVIADGLLPMVDIPVAMIGIAEKGYMDMKLTATGTGGHSSMPEKNTSIERLARALTKLYDNPLPVQMMYIRALGDNLKYYMPYGMKTAFHNFGLLQPILKKGLASDTTLSPFLRTTTAPTILRAGEKSNVIPTEASAVINFRIIPGETSDDVVRMVAETIDDPHIRLEKQNHTEPSPVSDADSPAYEIIRQSILETAGDEEMAITPQLVTAATDSRFLAGVSNNTYRFQYMHITPELKPAFHGLNERLKVTDYAKMIEFYARLMKNTDRM, from the coding sequence ATGAAAATATATCTGGTTCTGGGGGCCCTGCTCCTTGTTGTCGCCTGGCTGGCTATTCCGCCGCTGTTCCTGTCGCCCCCGAAAAGAGGGACATCCACAACTGCCGAAATGAACCTCCTGCCCCTGCAAGACAGCCTTGACCGCCTGAGCCGGGCGATCCGGATCAGGACAATCTCCCCCGAGGACCCGGCCGAATTCAACCCGGACGCCTTTGCCGCCTTCCACAAATTCCTCGAACAGAACTTCCCGCTGGCGCACGGGAACCTGGAAAAACAGGTCCTTGCCGGCCACAGCCTTCTGTATAAATGGCCGGGCAAAAACACGGCCCTCACTCCGGTGCTGCTGATGAACCATATGGATGTGGTGCCGGTGCTGAACCCGGAGCTGTGGCAGCAACCGCCGTTCGACGGCGTCATCGCCGACGGTTATATCTGGGGCCGGGGCACCATGGATGACAAGGGCGGCCTGATGGCCATGATGGAAGCCGCCGAAGGCCTGCTTGCCCGGGGCCACGAGCCGGAACGGACCCTTTATTTCCTGTTCGGCCATGACGAGGAACTTGGCAATGCTGATGGCGGGGCCGCCACTGCGGCCCGATATTTCGCCGACAATGATATCCGGCTTGACTATGTGCTGGATGAAGGCATGGTCATCGCCGACGGCCTGCTGCCGATGGTGGACATTCCCGTTGCCATGATCGGCATCGCCGAGAAAGGCTATATGGATATGAAACTGACCGCGACCGGCACCGGCGGCCATTCCAGCATGCCGGAAAAAAACACCAGCATCGAACGGCTGGCCCGGGCGCTGACAAAGCTTTACGATAATCCCCTGCCGGTGCAGATGATGTATATCCGCGCCCTCGGCGACAACCTGAAATATTACATGCCCTACGGCATGAAGACGGCGTTCCATAATTTCGGCCTGCTGCAGCCGATCCTGAAAAAGGGCCTGGCGTCCGACACCACCCTGTCGCCGTTCCTGCGCACCACCACCGCGCCGACCATCCTGCGCGCCGGGGAAAAATCAAATGTGATCCCGACCGAGGCCTCGGCAGTGATCAATTTCCGCATTATTCCGGGCGAGACAAGTGACGATGTGGTGCGCATGGTGGCAGAGACCATCGACGATCCCCATATCCGGCTGGAGAAACAGAACCATACCGAGCCCTCCCCGGTGTCGGACGCGGACAGCCCGGCCTATGAGATCATCCGGCAAAGCATCCTCGAAACCGCCGGCGACGAGGAAATGGCGATCACCCCGCAGCTTGTCACCGCCGCCACCGACAGCCGCTTCCTCGCCGGTGTCTCCAACAATACCTACCGCTTCCAGTATATGCATATCACGCCGGAGCTGAAGCCCGCTTTCCACGGCCTGAATGAACGGCTGAAAGTGACGGATTATGCCAAAATGATCGAATTTTATGCCCGGTTGATGAAAAACACGGACAGGATGTAA
- a CDS encoding dienelactone hydrolase family protein codes for MMTLLRTLIAGTTMLAASLLSAPLLRADTDPEPEIIIPEFPVYPAPKEKLSEDDRGTLYFTSRTPTDFRWLLADDAPQYPMTVRGDLYLPDGATAETPAPAMIILHGSGSIRESREIAYAKLLQSRGVAAFVIHSFAARGLTQEMPYLIRVLSMSHVDAMTDAYAALKFLNRHPAIRHDRIGLLGFSYGGMATRAAIDSRMYDILAEDYDPFALHIDFYGPCHTDLGTRRTTSAPYISVRGTEDASNNLDACAAREREIEQGGSPVTAELIEGAGHAWEFDHERQFIPTLNVAPCELKLTEDGLWTLGDIRLEARTEAERPERIRDRLEMVEAMREHCMSKGYIMGNDPESAKIARKLLLQYVEMYLRNGYTASN; via the coding sequence ATGATGACCCTTCTACGGACCCTGATTGCCGGGACAACAATGCTGGCGGCATCACTTCTGTCTGCTCCTCTATTGCGGGCGGACACGGACCCGGAACCGGAAATTATCATACCCGAATTTCCGGTCTATCCTGCCCCGAAGGAAAAGCTGTCGGAGGATGACCGGGGGACCTTGTATTTCACCTCCCGGACGCCGACGGATTTCCGCTGGCTGCTTGCCGATGATGCCCCGCAATATCCCATGACGGTGCGCGGAGACCTGTATCTGCCTGACGGTGCCACTGCCGAAACACCAGCGCCGGCCATGATCATCCTGCACGGCAGCGGCAGCATCCGGGAAAGCCGGGAAATCGCCTATGCAAAACTTCTGCAATCCCGCGGCGTGGCCGCCTTTGTCATTCATTCCTTCGCCGCTCGCGGCCTCACTCAGGAGATGCCCTACCTGATACGGGTCCTGTCAATGAGCCATGTGGACGCCATGACCGACGCCTATGCGGCGCTGAAATTCCTCAACCGCCATCCGGCCATCCGCCATGACAGGATCGGCCTTCTGGGATTTTCCTACGGCGGCATGGCGACCCGGGCCGCCATTGACAGCCGCATGTATGACATACTGGCAGAGGACTATGATCCCTTTGCCCTGCATATTGATTTTTACGGCCCCTGCCACACGGATCTGGGCACCCGGCGGACAACCAGCGCTCCCTATATCAGCGTCCGCGGCACCGAAGATGCCTCCAACAACCTTGACGCCTGCGCGGCCCGCGAGCGGGAAATCGAACAGGGCGGCAGTCCGGTTACCGCCGAACTGATCGAAGGCGCCGGCCATGCCTGGGAATTCGATCACGAGCGCCAGTTCATCCCGACCCTGAATGTCGCCCCCTGCGAACTGAAGCTGACGGAAGACGGCCTCTGGACCCTGGGAGATATCCGCCTTGAGGCCCGGACCGAAGCAGAGCGGCCGGAACGCATCAGAGACCGTCTCGAGATGGTCGAGGCCATGCGAGAGCATTGCATGAGCAAGGGCTATATCATGGGCAATGATCCCGAAAGTGCAAAAATCGCCCGCAAACTGCTGCTGCAATATGTGGAAATGTATCTGCGGAACGGCTACACTGCCTCGAACTGA
- a CDS encoding TonB-dependent receptor — protein sequence MNHSDGDAMTAARVFYRNAFKKGLTFSALLMTTTCPPLQAQTVEDKAYEEIVVTSQKRAQSLSDVPISISAFNADNIQQTGINQLREIADFIPNVLISANNDFNSQITIRGVGANSRNIGFDTRVGVYMDGVYLGQSPAINQELIDLERIEILRGPQGTLFGKNNVAGAISLVSKAPADEFEGRIGGNFGSLGSVEVNGHISVPLSDSVRSKFSVLRQTRNGTLLNLYNGDKLNERDSIAYRAQLAVDVSEDMDVNFSFDGLNSDHLAFLGENLSDTLGTTTDPNAPEEREVSYNVNPLEKRDLYGGGMTVNYRFADDHTLKSITAYRDNKVHYRNDTDYSPVDLIKIDYYDHYKQFTQEFQLISPDTSRLGYVLGLYYYHQTSDTDRIVTNGDQAFFLGNTPGTTVFNEGDVTTNSYAAYADINYNITDRLTLNVGGRYTYEKKDVDWILNGDFSGIFMIATDQKVDEHSDDYVSARASLSYAVSDRVNVYASYGSGFKSGGYNLDYVTQLDLIQGIEFNKETVRSYELGLKGALFDNKLIFNISAFLADYNDYQINQFVDLGAGATAIRIGNVDVETKGIEAEVTWRPLNGLELQGSVGLLDATFGSFPGGGAEGADVSGNDLIRAPEFTFAASAQYETPLSGTDARLLLRAEITHQGSFYTTEDNQSTKTLVDMSVVPFGKVDALTQVNARMGLLSENETWEIYAWVRNLFDKQQYIDSTRDFFGTIVSTPNDPRLYGVELIWNF from the coding sequence GTGAACCATTCTGATGGTGATGCCATGACTGCGGCCAGAGTCTTTTACCGTAATGCCTTTAAAAAGGGGCTGACCTTTAGTGCGTTATTGATGACGACAACATGTCCTCCCCTCCAGGCTCAGACTGTCGAGGATAAGGCGTATGAAGAAATTGTCGTGACGTCTCAGAAACGAGCCCAGAGCCTGTCAGATGTTCCCATCTCCATCTCCGCCTTTAACGCAGATAATATTCAGCAGACCGGCATTAATCAGCTTCGGGAAATCGCCGACTTTATCCCCAATGTGCTGATCAGCGCCAATAATGATTTCAATTCCCAGATTACCATCCGCGGTGTCGGCGCCAACAGCCGGAACATCGGGTTTGATACCCGGGTCGGCGTCTATATGGATGGCGTTTATCTTGGCCAGTCACCGGCTATCAACCAGGAGCTGATCGATCTGGAGCGGATCGAAATTCTGCGCGGCCCCCAGGGCACCCTGTTCGGCAAAAACAACGTGGCCGGCGCCATCAGTCTGGTTTCCAAAGCCCCGGCAGATGAGTTTGAAGGTCGCATAGGCGGGAATTTTGGCTCACTGGGGTCTGTCGAAGTAAACGGACACATCTCTGTCCCGCTCAGCGACAGCGTCAGAAGCAAGTTTTCCGTCCTGCGCCAAACCCGCAACGGCACACTCCTCAATCTCTATAACGGAGATAAGCTGAACGAGAGGGACTCCATTGCCTACCGCGCCCAGCTTGCTGTTGATGTCTCGGAAGACATGGATGTAAATTTCTCCTTTGACGGCCTGAACAGTGACCATCTCGCCTTTCTCGGTGAAAATCTGAGCGATACCCTTGGCACGACCACTGATCCCAACGCCCCCGAAGAACGGGAAGTCAGCTACAACGTAAACCCGCTGGAAAAACGCGACCTTTATGGCGGCGGCATGACCGTGAATTACCGATTTGCCGACGACCACACCCTGAAATCCATCACCGCCTATCGGGATAACAAGGTCCATTATCGCAATGATACAGACTATTCGCCCGTTGATCTGATCAAGATCGATTATTACGATCATTACAAGCAGTTTACCCAGGAATTTCAGTTAATTTCGCCCGATACCAGTCGTCTTGGTTATGTCCTCGGGCTTTATTATTATCACCAGACCAGCGACACAGACCGCATTGTGACCAACGGGGACCAAGCCTTTTTCCTTGGTAATACTCCCGGCACCACTGTCTTTAACGAAGGCGATGTCACCACCAACAGTTATGCGGCCTATGCGGACATCAATTATAACATTACAGATCGCCTGACCCTGAATGTAGGTGGTCGTTATACTTACGAAAAAAAGGACGTGGACTGGATCCTGAACGGTGACTTCTCAGGCATCTTCATGATCGCGACAGACCAGAAGGTTGATGAACACAGCGACGATTATGTTTCCGCCCGCGCCAGCCTCTCCTACGCTGTCAGTGACCGGGTCAATGTTTATGCAAGTTATGGCAGCGGCTTCAAAAGCGGCGGTTATAACCTTGATTATGTAACCCAGTTAGACCTGATCCAGGGTATTGAATTCAACAAGGAAACCGTACGCAGTTATGAACTCGGCCTTAAAGGCGCTTTATTTGACAATAAACTCATCTTCAATATTTCCGCATTCCTGGCAGACTATAACGACTACCAGATAAATCAGTTTGTCGATCTCGGCGCTGGCGCCACAGCAATACGAATTGGCAATGTTGATGTTGAAACCAAGGGTATCGAGGCGGAAGTTACCTGGCGGCCGCTGAATGGGCTGGAACTGCAGGGCTCAGTGGGTCTGCTGGACGCAACATTCGGCAGCTTCCCCGGTGGCGGAGCGGAAGGAGCTGATGTCTCCGGCAATGATCTGATCCGGGCGCCTGAATTCACTTTCGCCGCCAGCGCCCAGTATGAAACGCCGTTGTCCGGCACTGATGCCCGTCTCCTGCTCCGTGCGGAAATCACCCACCAGGGCAGTTTCTATACGACCGAAGATAACCAAAGCACGAAGACACTTGTAGATATGAGCGTGGTGCCCTTCGGCAAGGTCGACGCCCTGACCCAGGTCAATGCCCGGATGGGTCTGTTATCCGAGAATGAAACATGGGAAATATATGCGTGGGTGCGCAACCTGTTTGACAAACAACAATATATCGATAGCACCCGTGACTTTTTTGGCACCATTGTCAGTACCCCGAATGATCCGAGACTCTATGGTGTCGAGCTTATCTGGAATTTTTAA